A stretch of the Taeniopygia guttata chromosome 3, bTaeGut7.mat, whole genome shotgun sequence genome encodes the following:
- the SENP6 gene encoding sentrin-specific protease 6 isoform X7 codes for MENTDDSESESDIKRKVRQKGHFNSSDLSLSSATKKCLTQSKLLEQIDYSTECPNCGRANENQTKCRHCGSASLKDLQRVSRQTVTLSESVGPLSRSSIHQNSAGQKSSGTGFSTKKFYSSAVGKSPADILLSNEVVGHSMLRQNGKIGLITGTKNPKITGSLRQRSTRPSELNDPIVLSSDDDDEDENSGSTRSMESISPRPADSARSSPAPSTGKVEAALKENSCGIEQRIGSITTDTEIAVTLPRKARMKDQFGNIVSNTPIKRRKVISQEMVTEAVPLNYQNSCESVILNCRSIRIGMLRRMVVEPVIFCLDYIKIRLENQEESESDTREINLKTSELTKCEWCSVRKLPVVFLQTVPSTCSSLRDQLKMSKDNVWYECKGDSQEEQYIILIFETGLDPHANSIFEKIIMDIGIRNNISDFFVKISFEEANARLVAFTKCLEDNSKGSPSHRESKVKNVASESKMQQRNKQLPFFDDDEEIGEPHTVFIGPIEKLIVYPPSPAKGGISVTNEDLHCLNEGEFLNDVIIDFYLKYLVLEKLKKEDADRIHVFSSFFYKRLNQRERRNIHETSNLSIQQKRHGRVKTWTRHVDIFEKDFIFVPLNEAAHWFLAVICFPGLEKPKYEPNPHFHENAAMPMKCSSSDGESSTPSPLPNELDAQNSPSKSTAKKTFTKKYSTALIDPNSEIEDSESSCCRRSPCRGKSAFKKLNQIDSDVEEPNTVESACHKLDHRTLDENGIQGEFTAASQSVDGLHKIRLNYSEDSADGSKLNEDELIDFSEDQDNQEDSSDDGGLVDDNCNSEMGQWYLKPTICKQPCILLMDSLRGPSRSNVVKTLREYLEVEWEVRKGSKRSFSKDVMKGSNPKVPQQNNYSDCGVYILQYVESFFENPILSFELPMNLTDWFPRPRMKTKREEIRKIILTLQEQQNKDKKGQKDPNSILQEKAEQPTNSSSD; via the exons ATGGAGAATACAGATGATTCTGAATCAGAATCTGACATTAAAAGAAAGGTGCGACAGAAAGGTCATTTCAATTCATCTGACTTGAGTCTATCTTCTGCTACAAAAAAATGCTTAACTCAGTCAAAG CTTTTGGAACAGATTGATTATTCTACTGAATGCCCAAATTGTGGGAGGGCAAATGAAAATCAGACCAAATGCCGACATTGTGGAAGTGCTTCTCTAAAGGATTTGCAAAGAGTCTCTAGACAAACTGTGACATTAAGCGAATCTGTGGGACCTTTATCACGTTCTTCAATACATCAGAACTCAGCAGGGCAAAAATCTTCAGGTACAGGGTTCAGCACAAAGAAGTTTTATAGTTCTGCCGTTGGAAAAAGTCCAGCAGATATTCTGCTGAGTAATGAGGTTGTAGGACATTCTATGTTACGACAGAATGGAAAAATTGGTCTTATAACTGGgacaaaaaatcctaaaattacAGGAAGCTTAAGACAGAGGAGTACAAGACCATCGGAACTAAATGATCCAA tTGTTTTGTctagtgatgatgatgatgaggacGAGAATAGTGGCAGCACTAGGAGCATGGAAAGCATTTCACCTCGTCCTGCAGATTCAGCCCgctcctccccagctccttctACAGGAAAGGTGGAAGCAGCATTAAAGGAGAACAGTTGTGGAATAGAACAGAGAATAGGTAGTATAACAACAGATACAGAAATTGCAGTCACACTACCAAGAAAAGCAAGAATGAAAGATCAG TTTGGGAACATTGTGTCTAACACTCCAATAAAACGGCGCAAAGTTATTTCTCAAGAGATGGTAACTGAGGCTGTACCTCTAAATTATCAAAACTCCTGTGAAAGCGTCATTCTGAACTGCCGAAGCATACGGATAGGAATGCTGCGCAGAATGGTAGTGGAGCCTGTGATT TTTTGCCTGGATTATATCAAAATACGCCTAGAGAATCAAGAAG AATCAGAAAGTGATACCAGAGAGATTAACCTGAAAACTTCAGAGCTTACTAAATGTGAATGGTGTAGTGTTCGAAAATTGCCAGTAGTTTTCCTACAAACAGTACCTTCAACCTGTAGCAGTCTGAGAGATCAACTGAAAATGAGTAAAGATAATGTCTGGTACGAATGCAAAGGAGACA GTCAGGAAGAACAgtacataattttaatttttgaaactGGTCTTGATCCTCATGCAAAttcaatatttgaaaaaataattatggaCATTGGTAttagaaataacatttctgacttctttgtgaaaatttcctttgaagaaGCCAATGCCAGGCTTGTTGCATTCACTAAGTGCTTGGAAGACAATTCCAAAGGAAGCCCATCTCACAGagaaagcaaagtaaaaaat GTTGCTTCTGAGTCCAAAATGCAGCAACGAAATAAACAGTTACCATTTTTTGATGATGATGAAGAAATTGGTGAACCACATACAGTATTTATTGGTCCTATAGAAAA gtTGATAGTTTATCCACCTTCTCCAGCTAAAGGTGGTATTTCTGTGACCAACGAAGACCTCCATTGTCTAAATGAAGGAGAATTTTTAAATGATGTtattattgatttttatttaaa GTATTTGGTActtgaaaagctgaaaaaagaaGATGCTGATAGAATACATGTGTTTAGTTCATTCTTCTATAAACGCCTTAatcaaagagaaagaagaaatattcaTGAAACTTCAAACCTTTC AATACAACAGAAGCGACATGGGCGAGTGAAAACGTGGACACGGCATGTTGATATTTTTGAGAAAGATTTCATATTTGTTCCCCTTAATGAAGC CGCCCACTGGTTTTTGGCTGTTATCTGTTTCCCTGGTTTAGAAAAACCCAAATATGAAccaaatccccatttccatGAAAATGCTGCAATGCCGATGAAATGTTCCTCTTCAGATGGAGAGAGCAGCACGCCATCTCCTTTGCCAAATGAATTAGATGCACAAAACTCGCCTTCCAAGTCCACAGCAAAGAAGACGTTTACCAAAAAGTACAGTACAGCTTTAATCGACCCAAACAGTGAAATAGAGGACAGTGAATCTTCATGTTGTAGAAGAAGTCCTTGTAGGGGGAAAAGTGCTTTCAAAAAACTGAATCAAATAGACAGTGATGTGGAAGAACCTAACACTGTGGAATCAGCATGCCATAAACTAGACCATAGAACTTTGGATGAAAACGGTATACAGGGTGAATTCACAGCTGCTAGCCAATCTGTAG ATGGATTGCACAAAATCAGACTAAACTATAGTGAAGACTCAGCTGATGGCAGTAAACTAAATGAAGATGAGCTTATAGATTTTTCTGAAGACCAAGATAACCAG GAAGACAGTAGTGATGATGGTGGCCTTGTAGATGATAACTGTAATTCAGAAATGGGACAATGGTACCTGAAGCCAACTATCTGCAAACA GCCCTGCATTTTGCTTATGGACTCACTGAGAGGCCCTTCCCGGTCAAATGTTGTGAAAACACTAAGGGA ATATTTAGAGGTGGAATGGGAGGTCAGGAAAGGCAGCAAAAGAAGCTTTTCCAAAGATGTCATGAAAGGTTCCAACCCAAAAGTGCCACAGCAGAACAACTACAGTGATTGTGGAGTGTATATCCTCCAGTATGTGGAGAGCTTTTTTGAG